In Pectobacterium actinidiae, the DNA window CGCGATTAATCCATTCGCTGGTGCCTGGTGGCTGCTGTACGTCATGCTGTTGGTGTGGGGGGCAGACAGCGGTGCCTACATGTTCGGTAAACTGTTTGGTAAGCGTAAACTCGCGCCAAAAGTCTCGCCGGGCAAAACCTGGGAAGGCTTTCTCGGTGGTCTGGCAACCTCTGCGTTAATCTCTGTGCTGTTTAGCCTGTATGCGCCGTTAACGGTAGCGCCAGCGACGTTGTTGATTTGTTCCATCGCCGCTGCGCTGGCCTCGGTGCTGGGTGATTTGACGGAAAGTATGTTCAAACGCGAGGCGGGCATCAAAGACAGTAGCCATTTGATTCCGGGGCACGGTGGCGTGCTCGATCGTATCGACAGCCTGACTGCTGCGGTTCCTGTGTTCTCTTGCCTGATGCTGCTGCTGTTTAAAGTGGCTTAGAATAAAGCGGTAGAGCTATTTATGCTGAGTTTTCTTTGGAATCTTGCCGCGTTTATCATTGCACTGGGTGTGCTGGTCACTGTCCATGAATTTGGGCATTTCTGGGTCGCGCGCCGCTGTGGTGTGAAGGTCGAACGCTTTTCTGTCGGTTTCGGACGCGCGCTATGGCGTCGTCGCGATCGCACGGGTACAGAATTCGTGATTGCGCTGATCCCGCTTGGCGGCTACGTCAAGATGCTGGATGAGCGCGTCGACACGGTTGCGCCAGAATTCCGTCACCAATCATTTAACAGTAAAACGGTCTGGCAGCGTGCGGCCATCGTTAGCGCCGGCCCAATTGCCAATTTCCTGTTTGCGATTGTGGCCTACTGGCTGGTGTTTATTCTCGGTGTACCCGGCGTGCGTCCGGTAGTAGGTG includes these proteins:
- the cdsA gene encoding phosphatidate cytidylyltransferase is translated as MLKYRLITAFILIPIVIAALFLLPPLGFTLVTLAVCMLAAWEWGQLAGFASYGQRLWLAILCGFLLALMLLSLPAYHYSVHIPQISIALWSSLVWWGVALLLVLFYPASASFWRHSRTLRLVFGIMTIVPFFWGMVALRHYDYAINPFAGAWWLLYVMLLVWGADSGAYMFGKLFGKRKLAPKVSPGKTWEGFLGGLATSALISVLFSLYAPLTVAPATLLICSIAAALASVLGDLTESMFKREAGIKDSSHLIPGHGGVLDRIDSLTAAVPVFSCLMLLLFKVA